GAGGAACACCTGCTGCGTCACGTCCTCCGCGTCCGGACCGTCACCCAGCCCGCGTCTGGCGAGCTGGTGGACGAGCCGCCCCCAGCGGCGGTAGGCCGCGGCGAGCTGATCGTCGCCGAGCAGATTCACGGGAACCGGCGAGTCATCGGGGTTCGGGATGTCAACCGCCACCATGGCACGTACTCCTCGTACAGGGACCGGAGTTGACCCCAGATTGGTGACAGTCTGTGAGAGGCGACAACTTGCAGCGATTGTGCGTCGTATCGTCGCGGGATGACAGCTGCACCGACGCCGGGTACCGCGCTGACCACAGGAACCGTCGCCCGGAGACTGGGCGTCGCTCCGACGACGCTCCGCTCCTGGGAACGGCGCTACGGCATCGGCCCCGCCGACCGCCAACAGGGCCGCCACCGCCGCTGGAGCCCCGCCGACGTGGGGCGCGTGGAGGAGATGTGCCGCCTGACCGCGCTGGGCGTACCACCCGCCGAGGCGGCGCGTTCGGCGCTCCAGGAGGTGGCGGCAACGGTTCCGCGCGCACGGCGAGGCAGCGACTCCGGCGCCCTCTCGCTGGGCAACGTCCGCCAGGAGTGCCGAGGCCTCGCCCGAGCGGCGGTGCGGCTCGACGCACCCGCCGTCGAAACCCAACTGGCCACCACTGTCGGGGAGTACGGCTACACCACGGGGTGGGAGGAGGTCATGGCACCGGCCCTGCACGCGATCGGACGCAAGTGGGCGTCGTCCGGCGAGCGGTACGTGGAGGTCGAGCACCTCCTCTCCTGGCACGTCTCCTCCGCCCTGCGCTGCGCCCCCGGCGCGGCACAGGGCACCCCGGTGGCGCCGACACCCACGGGCCCGGTACTGCTCACGTGCGTACCGGGGGAGCAGCACACCCTCCCGCTGGAGGCACTCGTCGCCGTCCTCGGCGAACGGCGCGTCTCCACCCGGATGTTCGGCGCCGCGCTGCCCGCCGAGGCGCTGTACGAGGCGGTCCGCCGCATCGGCCCCGCGGCGGTGGTCCTCTGGGCCCACTCCCGCAACACCGCGGACCGAGCACTGGTACGCCTCATCACGGAGGCGGAATGGGGCATGCGGGGCGCCCGCACACACCCCGCCGTACTGGTCGCGGGGCCCGGATGGTCGCCGGGGGCGGGGACGTACGGCCCGGGGGTGGAACGGCTGACGGGCCTGCGCACGGCGGCGAACCGGATCGAGTCGCTCTTCGCGGCGTGATGGGACGACAGGTGGGGCGGCGGAAGTCGGCCCGCCGGTCAGCTCAGGTCTCGCCGACGCTCTTCCAGGCACCGCTGCCACAGTTCGTAGGAACGCCGTGCCTCCCGAAGAGACTCATCGGCGAGGTGCTTGTCCGCGAAGCCGACCGCGGAGACCCGTTCCACGACGGCCACCAGGTGGGAGGCCACGCGCACGAGCCGGTCCGCGTGTACGCGTTTCAGTTGGGGCCGCAGCTGTTCTCCCCGTCCGGCCACAGCGAGCAGATCGGAGTAGTCGTCGGACTCGGCGTAGACGGACAGGAGCGCGGGGAGGTCGCCAGGGGCGAGACGGACCACTGTGGCCGGCGCGGACGCGCCCCGGTCTTCCCTGCCGAGGAGGCGGTTCAGCAGCCGACGGGTTTCATCAGTGCTCCGCACCCGGGCAGCAACGGTGTCCAGCTCGCGCAACTCGACGGCGATGTCCGCCGCGGACTCGGCCGAGAGATGTGCACGCAGGCGGTCGACGATGGTGCCGCCGGCCTCCGAGGCCTCGTCGATCACGTCGTCGCACACGTCGAGCTCGGCGAACGCACGTTCGGCCGTCCGTACCGAAGCACGGACCATGTCGGCCGGGTCGCAGTCGAAGCCCCCCACCGCATGCATGAGCTCGGAGACAGACATGCCGAGCGCCGCGGGCAGTGCCTCGGCCTGAGGCTTCTCCGTTGCCGCCGCCGTACCGCTTCTCACTGTTCCCCCTCGTACCGTTCTTCCGGAACAGATCATGGACGGAGCACGCTTCACAGGGCAATCGGGACCTTGGTGGCTGGCTGGAAACACCCCTACGAGCGTGACCCGGCACGCACCGTCCGGAAAGATCCCCAATTCCCAAATGCGCACACTGAGGAGACGGATGACCGAGGAGTACCCGGAGTTCCTGCTGCGTCTGCCGCACGGCGGCCCTTCGGCACGCGGGCGGCTCCTCACCGAGAAGGGGACCAACGGCAGCCAGAAGATGGTGGTCCTGGCCGGTTCACCGGCTCGCCCCGAGGTCGTCCCTTCTTTCCCGCTGCGGATGCCGTCCTCCCACCGGCTGCGGGAGCAGCTGCGGGAAGAGGGCGTCATCAAGGAGACGACGACCTGGCCGGGTCGGCTCGAGGTGGTCAGTGACGTCGAGTGCAATTCACCGTCCGCCGCGGCGGAGATCCTCCTCGGCCGCAGTGCCAACGGCTGGCTGGCGTGGAAGACGGCCGACGGTCGGCCGCTCGCCGACTTCCTGGAACAGGCGTCGGCCGGGCCCAGCCGCGCCTGGCTGGTCCGCGACCCCGATGCCACCGGTCTCGCTCCGGTCGATGAGGAGTGGCTGACCGCGGGCCGTGTGACCCTCGCCGCGGACCGGCTGAGGCCAGGCGTGACCCCGGGCATCAGCAAGGAGAACCTGCGCGCCATCGTGGACGAGGACTACGAATCGGCGGTCGCCTACAGTCAGAGGGACCGGCTCGTCGACGAGTTCCACGCGTTCCTCTCGCGGATGAGGCCCGGAGACACCGTCTGCGTGTTCCCCGGTGGCAAGCTGCACGTGGGTGAGATCACCGGGAACGCCGAGCAGGCCACTTCGGAGGACGGGCGGAGTGTTCTGCGGCGCCCGGTGGAATGGAGCGAGGGCTACCCCTACGACAAACTCCCCGAGGAACTCCAGCAGAAGCTGAACGCTGGACACGATCTGGTGGATCTGACGGCGATCAAGGGCATCCTCGACGGACTGTGGGTCTCGGACGACGAACTGGAGAAGGCGGCCGCGGAGTCCGCCGACACCTCCGGCGTCGCCAAACAGGCCATCGCCGCCCGCCGCGAACTGGATTTCCCTCAGCCCGACGAGGCACTGCGCAAGAAGCTCAACGTCGACAGACTCGAGTGGCTGGGCGAGATACGGGACCTGCTGTGGGACGAACGGCAGCTGATCTTCTATGGACCTCCCGGAACCGGCAAGACCTATCTCGCGCAGGAACTCGCCGAGTTCCTCGGCGGGGGCCCGGAGCAGGTCAAGTTGGTACAGTTCCACCCGAGTTACGCCTATGAGGACTTCTTCGAAGGGTTCCGGCCCCGTGAAGACCCGGACACCCGCGAGGTCGCTTTCCGGCTGACCCCGGGTCCGCTGCGTGAACTGGCCGACCTCGCCCGTCTTGAGGGCAATCGGCACCTCCCGCACTTCCTCATCATCGACGAGATCAACCGCGCCAACCTGGCCAAGGTATTCGGTGAGTTGTATTTTCTGCTGGAATACCGCAACAAGTCGGTCCGACTCACCTACTCGGGCGAAGACTTCGCGCTGCCCCGGAACCTGTTCGTCATCGGCACCATGAACACCGCCGACCGCTCCATCGCGCTGGTGGACGCAGCGATGCGATGTCGTTTCGCCTTCGTGGAGCTCTCCCCGAGAACCGAGCCCACACAAGGACTTCTGCGCCGCTGGCTGGAGAGCGAGGGAAAGGACACCGAGCCGGCCGACCTGCTCGACGCCCTCAACGGCCGTATCGACGATCCCGACTTCAAGGTCGGGCCGTCCTATCTGATGAAACCCGGTGTCTACCGCGAGGGCGGACTGGAACGCACCTGGCGGACGAAGATCCTGCCCTTGCTGGAAGAGCACCACTACGGGGAAGGAGTGAACACCGAGAAGCGTTATGGGCTGGCGGCCCTTCGAGCCTCCGTGGCCGCACGAAGCGCCTCGGTGGCGGATGAGGCCGGAGGCCCTGGCGCGCTGTGACTGAAGTTCACCTCGTCGAACACGCCCCGGCGAAGCTCGTGTCTCTCCCGGGAGCGGCGGGGCGGGCCCTGGCCGCGTCGAGGATCGTGGACGCCGTTCCCGATCCGTACGAGCCGGGCCTGTGGCGGCTGCGTGCGGGGAGCAAGGTCGGGGCCGTGGCGCTCGACGTCCCGGGAGGCGGGACCGTGCGGCTGCGGATCACGCCGAAGGTGTCCGTCGGGCGTCTGTTCTTCCTCCTCGGCTACAGCCTCGACCCACGCGGCTGGCGGGACGGAACAGTTGACCTCGCCGGTCATGACGGACTGCTGCCGGCATTCGCCCACGCGGTCGAGCGGCAGACAGACCGGGCACTACGGCAGGGGCTTCTGCAGGGTTACCGCTCCACCGAGGCCACGGCGTTCGTTGTACGAGGCAGGATCCGCGAGGCCGAGCAGATCCGGCGGCGATACGGCGCCCCGCTGCCGGCGGAGATCGCGTACGACGAGTTCACCACGGACATCGCCGAGAACCGCATCCTGAGGGCCGCGGTCGAACGACTGCTGCGCCTGCCCGGCGTGCCGCGAACCGTACGCCTGCGCCTGATGCACCAGCGGGCACGGCTCGCCGACGTCACTCCGCCGGTGAGGGGGCAGGCGATGCCGGGGTGGCGGCCGAATCGCCTCAACGCCCGCTACCACAACGCCCTGCGGTTGGCAGGCATCGTGTTGGACGGGGCTTCGGCCGAGCATCAAGCCGGCGGGCTGCGAATGAACGGCTTCCTCTTCGACATGAACAAGCTCTTCGAGGACTTCGTCTGCGTCGCGCTCCGCGAGTCCCTGACCGCCCATGGCGGATACACCAGCATGCAGGCCGACAACATCTACCTGGACGAAGACGACGCCATCCGGATGCGACCGGACCTCGTCTGGTACGGAGATTCCGGCGCTCCCATGGCGGTGGCCGACGCGAAATACAAGGCGGGCAAACCGAAGGGTTATCCCGATGCCGACCTCTATCAGATGCTGGCGTACTGCACCGCCTTGGGGCTGAAGGAAGGGCACCTCGTGTACGCAAAAGGCTATGCGCCGCATGCCGGCCACGTGGTCCGTCACTCCGGAATCGCCTTGCACCAGCACGCTCTCGACCTCGGTCAGGATCCGCGGGATCTTCTCTTGGCAGTCAGCGCATTGGCGGAGCGTCTGGTGGGCGCGTAACGGCACGAAGAGCCACGGGGCGATGCCTGTTGCGGCCGGAGGCAGCGTAAACTCCTCGGATTCTCCGCCGGGCCCGGCCAGCGGTCAGGGCCAATCCCTGCAAACAGCGAGGTGATAGGCCCTTGTTCACGACCCGACCGACCCTCCAGGGCACCTTCGGCATGGTGTCGTCCACTCACTGGCTCGCCTCGCAGTCCGCGATGGCCGTCCTGGAGGACGGTGGCAACGCGTTCGATGCCGCCGTCGCCGCCGGGTTCGTCCTGCACGTGGTCGAGCCGCATCTGAACGGGCCCGCCGGTGAGGTCCCGGTCATCCTCGCGCCCGCCGGGGGAGAGGTGCGTGTCCTCTGCGGGCAGGGCGTCGCGCCCGCCGGTGCGACCGTGGAGCACTACCGCTCGCTCGGCCTCGACCTCGTACCCGGCA
The sequence above is a segment of the Streptomyces sp. Je 1-369 genome. Coding sequences within it:
- a CDS encoding MerR family transcriptional regulator, translated to MTAAPTPGTALTTGTVARRLGVAPTTLRSWERRYGIGPADRQQGRHRRWSPADVGRVEEMCRLTALGVPPAEAARSALQEVAATVPRARRGSDSGALSLGNVRQECRGLARAAVRLDAPAVETQLATTVGEYGYTTGWEEVMAPALHAIGRKWASSGERYVEVEHLLSWHVSSALRCAPGAAQGTPVAPTPTGPVLLTCVPGEQHTLPLEALVAVLGERRVSTRMFGAALPAEALYEAVRRIGPAAVVLWAHSRNTADRALVRLITEAEWGMRGARTHPAVLVAGPGWSPGAGTYGPGVERLTGLRTAANRIESLFAA
- a CDS encoding DUF4357 domain-containing protein, with protein sequence MTEEYPEFLLRLPHGGPSARGRLLTEKGTNGSQKMVVLAGSPARPEVVPSFPLRMPSSHRLREQLREEGVIKETTTWPGRLEVVSDVECNSPSAAAEILLGRSANGWLAWKTADGRPLADFLEQASAGPSRAWLVRDPDATGLAPVDEEWLTAGRVTLAADRLRPGVTPGISKENLRAIVDEDYESAVAYSQRDRLVDEFHAFLSRMRPGDTVCVFPGGKLHVGEITGNAEQATSEDGRSVLRRPVEWSEGYPYDKLPEELQQKLNAGHDLVDLTAIKGILDGLWVSDDELEKAAAESADTSGVAKQAIAARRELDFPQPDEALRKKLNVDRLEWLGEIRDLLWDERQLIFYGPPGTGKTYLAQELAEFLGGGPEQVKLVQFHPSYAYEDFFEGFRPREDPDTREVAFRLTPGPLRELADLARLEGNRHLPHFLIIDEINRANLAKVFGELYFLLEYRNKSVRLTYSGEDFALPRNLFVIGTMNTADRSIALVDAAMRCRFAFVELSPRTEPTQGLLRRWLESEGKDTEPADLLDALNGRIDDPDFKVGPSYLMKPGVYREGGLERTWRTKILPLLEEHHYGEGVNTEKRYGLAALRASVAARSASVADEAGGPGAL
- a CDS encoding McrC family protein, whose protein sequence is MTEVHLVEHAPAKLVSLPGAAGRALAASRIVDAVPDPYEPGLWRLRAGSKVGAVALDVPGGGTVRLRITPKVSVGRLFFLLGYSLDPRGWRDGTVDLAGHDGLLPAFAHAVERQTDRALRQGLLQGYRSTEATAFVVRGRIREAEQIRRRYGAPLPAEIAYDEFTTDIAENRILRAAVERLLRLPGVPRTVRLRLMHQRARLADVTPPVRGQAMPGWRPNRLNARYHNALRLAGIVLDGASAEHQAGGLRMNGFLFDMNKLFEDFVCVALRESLTAHGGYTSMQADNIYLDEDDAIRMRPDLVWYGDSGAPMAVADAKYKAGKPKGYPDADLYQMLAYCTALGLKEGHLVYAKGYAPHAGHVVRHSGIALHQHALDLGQDPRDLLLAVSALAERLVGA